The nucleotide sequence TTCTCCTCTTCTTGATCTCCCCGAGATTCAGAGACATCTTCTGTTTCCTGCTTCTGGACTGCATATTGCTACAGATGAAGAGAAAATAAGTGCCAGCGGATGCAGTCGATTCAAAAGGTAGATAATGGCGTTCGTGTTGTACATACATTGATGAGGACATGAAAGAAGTTTTTGTGTGGATTGTAAATGATGTAATGATTTGCCTTTCTTAGGCAAATAAAACGCTATACAATCCCATCTGGTTTTCTTTCTTGTTTCGCTCTGCTACTCTGTTTGTTTTGTGCTTGTCAGAGCTCTCAGTTTGTGGCAGAGATATCTCTGTTCTATGCTTACTGCAAGCATCCTCTGTTTATGGCAGATCAAACAATTATAGTTATGTGCCGTTCAATTTCGATTGGGAGTGAGCAAGAGAGTAATTATGGGTCCAATTTCAACCTATTTTGACCCAATTCAGTAACTTGACATTGCTCGAATTTAGGATAATTGAACCCTAATTTAACTTCAAGAAAGATTTCAAAATAACATTCATTTTTTTTTGATATAGCACTGAGTCTTTCGGAAAGTCATTTATTCTTCCGGTGTATTAGCATTCTTTTGGCATCTCAGTTGATCCTATAGTATATCATTGTATCTTTCGATATCTTAATCTGACATGTAAACCATTCACAATCCATATCTTTAGTCAAAATACCCCTATATAATTTAGTTTACtataagattaatttttaaaactttttaattaatttcatcatcaaaattttatatttaacattaaaGGTCAATATTCCACGCATCAACTATTaccaatatatttttattttattaagatgattttttttaaataattaaaaataataaatatttaggaAAAATATGTAAGAAATACCATAATAATCACAAGGGAGGggaggatttgatcttggcagtTATTTGATTGCAACACCTCAATGGGAAAGTTTAGATCATAAATTAACCAAtaagattgatatatattttatttttaacttaaaattttgattttaaattcttttagacaattttttataaaatactcatattttagatattttctaaACAGTTAcactcattttatttttttagattttttaaaccACACCTctagtttaaaaaatatcaaaactaTTTTTAAACAGTTATGCTTCATTGTTGTTATCACCTTTATCGTCGCTCGTTCACAAATAAAGTCATAAATAAGGTGTTTGATGTGTAATAACACTCATATATGTTCATATCTTTTGATTTTATTCATGTTTTATACAGTACATGACTTATAATAGGTTTAGTAGCCTTATTTTAGTTAGCTTTGTGgtaattttaggcttgtaaatataaGTTGTGTGCAGTTTTCACGTATAGGTAAAACTGCCCAGAAATAAACTATCTAAGTTGTTATTTTATGGATTTTCTATCTCCATAGAGTAGTGCGAAGTATCAGCCAGCATAACACCCAAGAGCTACTTAGGTGGCACATGGCTAGATAGACTTTTGGGGTAGTGTTAAAGACTTGTTCGCTATCTTATTCTACCATAGTgttatgtgggcacttgtgaggaTTTTTACCCACGACAAACCACCTTGGACCTTTTGTCACATGACCGTTCATAGTTTGCAAAATTTATGTTTGTAATATACATCGTCTATCAAATATTTGCTGAAATGGCTACATGTGAATCACAAGttaaatactttttttatctgttttctcttttgtatgtcttTAAGGGCCATAAGAGGATTCAGATAAGTTGATTTTTTATGGATAAACATTTAAGGGTGTCATATGACTTATGCAAAATCAGCTATATCTATGAAAGATGGTATTAGAGTTGGACAAGTATAATTAGAAATATTTTACATGTAAACGTTGGGGACTTAGCGGGGTTGCATTAAGGGTAGTCAACACACGCGACTATTTAAGGGAAAtgagcatagagatgtagggaaaggagtcatTTAAAGGAGTGGGCATTCAAGattagcattaaaaaaaaatagctAATCCTTACATAAGAGGCACCATAAGGACAAGCAAACTAGAAATAATGTATGGTATACAGAGGTTAAGATGGCTGACTTCGAGCTATGACTCGACGTTGGCAACTAAACTTTATGGCGCTTAAGACATATAGGGCACTTGGCAAAGGATAAGACTATGCAAGATGGGATGAATTGCTCAATGATCGAAAGGGTTGTGTAAAACTAACAAAGGTGAGAGaaattactaaaaaaatttaGTACTTATGCAAGGGCTTGCATATAGACGATGGACTATTCGTAACTATCCCAAGGTGACCAAAACTCGGTACTATGGAGTATTGAATTTTTTTCTTCAGCATAAAAAGGATACATCTGTATTAAGCCAAAGTATATAAtaggtttagcatgttgctaagtCGTGAGGAGAAAAACAAAGTTTGAATTGGTaaagagtcacaatctagcaaataCATTCATGGGGGCTGAATAGTGCATAGCTCGTTCAGCAAAATAGAGTAGTTTAAGAGGATGATAATCTTTAAAACTTCTAAAAGGAAAGATGTAAAGAGAAAAGTTGCTCTAATAGGACATATatttaggagggataagtctcgatttTTCAAAGGAAGAATCATATGCAACATATTACATATGTTGAGGAGAGATACCTCAAAATAACAACTCCATAAAGTTTAATGAACTGAGTGAGCGACGAGGAGTTATCACATGAGGTAATATATTGGTGgatacattgcgagatcaagtgggggagaaaaCTAAAGCAGCACTAAATGAAAGTATGCTTAGAGTCGATGTAAAGATTGGACTTAACGAAGAGTTGACCCATAGATGGTGGGCACAAGGGCTACCATTAATTCAATATAAACCGATGAGCGAAACAACTTAGATGAAACTTAGTGAAATATCCAAGCCACATGAAAGGAGTCGACATAGAAGATAGAATATGAAGTGGAGATATGAAGCTTTTCTTAAACaaaagtcaaggacatgaacttttaTAGAGGCAAGAGCATAACTCAATTTGCCGAGGTAAAGTTGGGGTCAAAAGGCCAAGGATTTTATGGAATTATCAATTCTTTGCTCTCATATAGGGAGAGCACTTAGTTATGAAAGAGGCCAAGGATGCAAAGAATATAAAGACAAACTCTAAGTACTGAGATAAGGCTAAGAGCCGGAGACCTAAGAACTTTATAAGACCAGCGGAAACGGGCATCTTATCTAAATAGTTAAAAGTGAGggacttcgggtcgatgcaaAAGTCATCGACTAATGAATGAAGGTAGTATGTGGTTTTATACATTTTCTATTCAAAGGAGTAGGCAGTAGAAATGATAGAAAAGAAGGTATAATTTTAGATGTgataaactattagagacttgctccaagtcgaggcaaaattttattcttttaaaTAAAACTTCATGCATTCTAAAAGTTTGATGGCAATTAGAAGGCAAATTATAATAGCTAACatatgttaggaccggagcgacactaagaggggggggggggggggggtgaattagtgcaacggtaaagtacgataaactttcgacgatttaaatactttcggaaacttcgtacgataaaagcaacatttcgtttgaaactatttcgattgcattttaacttaaggcatatgtaagaaggagacaaagaagtagggcatcaaagtgaagatggtttgcagtaatataaatgacaataagataaacccaaactgatttatagtggttcggtcatacgacctacatctacttgcaaagccttcttcgatgaggctcccaacttccactagcaaatcactttgaaggggaaggacaaatacccctcttacaaccttttacaaatggtttactctcttacaaatttttcaaagagaaagagggaggtgaacacttaagctattgaaaacaagacttttgctaaagcttttctcaatttttaacttcccaaaggttgtattctcagctaagaattgaggggtatttataggccccaagaggattcaaatttaggctccaaattttgaattttcttaggttttcgaggctggcggtgccatcgcctgttagtgtctgacactgacagtgtgctagcggtgccaccgccggacctctcgggtgctgggcggtgccatcgctcggttctcgggttctaggcggtgccaccgcctacactatttcagctcactggttgggctccaaacttgacccaaaccagtccgaacttgggaccaattggcccctacttgggttatagaattaacacctaatcctaaccctaattaatgtgcgaaTTAcggatttaaagacatttcctaagctattacaaagtttgcaagtcaagacttcttccggtgaacttccagcggtcttccgataaactctcggaaaccattctacggactcccgacaagctcttagacttcacgatttgatcttggcgagttccaacgagcttcttcggcaagctcctatctttctcggcgagctccgcgaacttccaacgaaccttccgacgagcttccaaaaaacccttcggcaagctccctactcattctcggttagttccggtagcattcccgacgaaccttcaaacttccgtcgaactctcgaactcacaatgaatccttcgcgcttgactccgacactttgtttcgctttatgtcttcgtcgttatcgtagttaatcctgcacacacaagccaaaactctataccgatctagataattattataatgcaaattgacattctgttgcccggcacgtcattggttggcgcttcgtccgattcttcaacgcatcgtcctctcttgcggcttgttgcccaattggtggttgacctccacaaccctgatatccttagcgcaattccgctcttggcccgatgcccgacgtccgaagccttctgccgtctaatatcctgacgtgatctcctccggcacaacgtcaattcctcctacatcaattgtctaatcctgatcgagtagacctgcatcactcaaaatgtaattaaacatctaaacacaatcaattagtttcatgatcaaaatctgagatttaacaacatAATGCAAAGAGTACAAACACTTATGGTTCTTCAAATGCGTGAGCAAAGAGTAAACGAATGCTACTAACCAAACCAATATATGAAGTATAACTCTTGAGAATGTGGGAGAAGTAAAATAACTTTTACCTTATTAActcttaaaatatataattaaaattttataatcatttcaaaaaattaaaatataagtatttaaaaaatcatccttatatatttaaataaattaataaaaatattaaaaaattaattcaatataTTACTATCGagctatataataaaatattaaaatattaaaaaattaattctacATTTTGCTGTCGAGCTATATTTTGGATGTCATGATTGGTTTTCGGGAGGAATTAATTTGGCGTCTAGTAGTGAATGGCTTCCGTCAACACGGAGGAGCAGGAAAGAGTTGTCTTAATTAGAGATGACGTCATAAAAGCTTTCGATTTCCAATTAAATCTTCACTAATAATCCATCAAGAACGAAGCAAGTTCGTTCTTCCGTAGGATTTCAACACGTGTCGAATGGAACTGCTTTCGGAGTCCAACCCGCAAACTTATGTGGCAATGGAAACTACGCGTACGATTGTCTTTACGATTTGTACTCGATGAATTCGATCCCGTCTCGGATTCGGAGaccagaatctctctctctctatataaagCCGCTCCATGGTAGGAATTAAGCCGAGTTCATTCACACGGTTGAAGTGCGACAAGAAGGCGATGGCCACGATGGAGACGACTCCTGTCCATGGCCATGCCGATTGGGTTCTCAGGGCCTATCAAACTCAGGGGACGCCGGCATCGGCTCCGGTGGTGATCAAACTCGGCTATACCGTGATGCACATTGTTGAAGGTCGAGTCGTGGAGGAACCGCCCCGTGCCTACCACACCTTTGTCTTCACTCTCGGCGACTTCCTCCACCAAACATCTCGCCGCCGGGCGATCTCGACCGTTCTCTTACGCGCCGGCGTCTATGGTTATGACATCTGCTTCGCCGGGTGGATGGAGAGACAACTCGTTGCCTTCTGCAATGATCCAGTCGAGGCGGCTTTCAACTCGGGCAACGGGATCGAGATGATCGTGGATGTACCTTTGGCCCACTTCCCGAGCGATGAGGAAACTTCTTCGGACGTCGAAGGCGTCGGCGAGGACGGGGATTTCGGCGGCATCCCGGCGTCGACGGACGCGGTGAAGGAGCTGGCGGTGGTGAAGTACGAGCGTGGAGGAGATGTCAGAGAGGAGAGTTGCATCATCTGCTTCGAGGAGTTCGACGAGGGCGTGGAGGTGACGCGGATGCCATGCAAGCACGCCTTCCATGGCGGCTGTCTCACTCGATGGTTGGAGAGCAGCCATGTGTGTCCTCTCTGCAGACACGCCATACCTGCTTCTGCTGATCCCTGAAATGCTTCTCCTCTTCTTGATCTCCCCGAGATACAGAGACATCTTCTGTTTCCTGCTTCTGGAATGCATATTGCTAATGATGAAGAGAAAAGAAGTGCCAGCGGATGCAGTCGATTCGAATGGTAGATAATGGCGTTCGAGTTGTACGTACATATATACATTGATGAGGACCTGAAAGAAGTAATTGGTTCTTCAAGTCTTCGAACAGTGTGTGGTGCATTAGGTAAATGAAGTTGGTAATGAATTGCCTTTCTTAGGCAAATAAAACGCTATACAATCCCATCTGGTTTTCTTTCTTGTTTCGCTCTGCTACTCTGTTTGTTTTGTGCTTGTCAGAGCTCTCAGTTTGTGGCAGAGATATCTCTGTTCTATGCTTACTGCAAGCATCCTCTGTTTATGGCAGATCAAACAATTATAGTTATGTGCCGTTCAATTTCGATTGGGAGTGAGCAAGAGAGTAATTATGGGTCCAATTTCAACCTATTTTGACCCAATTCAGTAACTTGACATTGCTCGAATTTAGGATAATTGAACCCTAATTTAACTTCAAGAAAGATTTCAAAATAACATTCATTTTTTTTTGATATAGCACTGAGTCTTTCGGAAAGTCATTTATTCTTCCGGTGTATTAGCATTCTTTTGGCATCTCAGTTGATCCTATAGTATATCATTGTATCTTTCGATATCTTAATTTATCCTTCTTCAACATTTGATATGATGTTCGATTTTTCAGCATAACATCAAGAACCTTTATCACAAGTCCTTAATACCACTTTTAATCTGACATCTAAACCTTTCACAATCAATATCTTTAGTCAAAATACCCCTATATAATTTAGTTTACtataagattaatttttaaaacttttaattaattttatcatcaaaattttatatttgacaTTAAAGGTCAATATTCCGTGTATCAACTATTACCAACATTTTGATTTTATtaagatgaattttttaaataattaaaaaatcataaatatttaggAAAATATGTAAGAAATACCATACTAATCACAAGGGTGGggaggatttgatcttggcagtTATTTGATTGCAACACCTTGTAAAGTTTAGATCATAAATTGACCAGTAAgattgatatttattttatttttaacttaaaattttgattttaaattcttTTAGTAAGCTTTCAAATTTGCAAGATATATCTTAggtaattttttataaaataactcatattttattattttttatctgttttcttttttatatgtctTTAAGGGCTATAAGAGGATTCAAATAAGTTGATTTTTTAACTAGCTATAACTATGAAAGATGATATTAGAGCTGGACAAGTATAATTAGAAACATTTTGCATATAAACGTGGGGGACTTTGCGAGGTTATATTAAGGGTAGTCAGCACGCACAACTATTTAAGGGAAAtgagcatagagatgtagggaaaggagtcacTTAGAGGAGTAGGCATTCAAAATTAACATTCAAAAAAATAGCTAATCCTACAAATAAGAGACACCATAAGGACAAGCGAACTAGAAAGAATATATAGCATATAGAGGTTAAGATGACTAACTTTAAACTACGACTCGACGTTGGCAACTAAACTTTATGGTACTAAAGGCAAATagggcacttggtaaaggataagactaTGTAAGGTGAGATGGATTGTTCAATGATCGAAAGGGTTGTACAAAGCACATAAAGGTGAGAGaaattactaaaaaaatttaatacttATACAAGGGCTTGCATATAGATGATGGACTACTCGTAACTATCCTTTGGTGACCAAAACTCGGTCCTATGgagcattaaattttttttcttcagcaTAGGAAGGATACATCCGTATGAAGCTAATTTAGCATGTTACTCAGTCGTGAGGGGCACAACAAAGGTTGAATTGGTaacgagtcacaatctagcaaatgCATTCATGGGGGATGAATAGTGCATAGCTCGTTCAGCAAAATAGAGTAGTTTAAGAGGATGACAGTCTCTAAAACATCGAAAAGGAAAGATGTAAAGAAAAAAGTTGCTCTAATATAATAGATatttaggagggataagtctcgatttTCTAAAGGAAAAATTATGTGTAACATATTACATATGTTGAGGAGAGATATCTCAAAATAACAACTCCATAAAGTTTAATGAACTGAGAGAGCGACGAGGAGTTATCACATGAGGTAAtatattggtggatgcattgcgagatcagatGGGAAGAAAACTAAAGCAGCACTAAATGAAAGCATACTTAGAGTCAATGTAAAAATTAAACTTAACGAAGAGTTGACCCATAGATGGTGGGCACAAGGGCCACCATTAATTCAATATAAACCGATGAGCGAAACAACTTAGATGAAATTTGATGAAGTGTCCAAGCCGCATGAAAGGAGTTAACATAGAAAATAAAATGTGAAGTAGAGATATGAAGCTTTCCTTGAACAAAAGTTAAGAATAAAAACTCTTATAAAGGCAAGAGCATAACTCAATTTGCCGAGGTAAAGTTGGGGTCAAAAGGCCTTGGCATGAGGCAAGAGAATATGGAAGAAGATACTCTTAAAAAATATGTTGTATTACAATTTGAGTTTttatgaaggaagtggtgcacaATAAAGATTGTGCTGAGGGTAAAAGCCTGGGATCCAAACAATGACATACTAATTTTAACAAAGTTAGTCGACTTCAAGGGCTACTAGGTAATTGAATGCCCTAGAGCTAtgtttcatctaggtgtgactcgAGAGCAGGTGGAAGAAGATCAATTGTCAAATGAGTGAACATAATAAAAGATGGCAAAGGTAatatattggcaaaggccacacataaaGAGAAAACAGTTCGAGTTTATcttataaagatcaaaatataatAGAGATGTTACTACGTCGCAACATGGTACAACAGATCGTGTTGAAACAATACATGAGAGATGTCCTGTAAGAGATATGATCAAACGAAGGTATGATTGAGAGTTATTACGAGCTCTACTTTAGTGAACAATACGAAAAGAAGTGTTATTGATTCAATAAGTAAATGTCGTGGTACCATAGAGGTGATTTTTTTATGCGTGTATCGAATTTTATATCGAATTAAAgctttggtcatcaacatataagGGGTATATACCACCGAGGAAAAATTTCATGTGTAagcactagtgagtcccatgggagtgacttgatcatacaaaggttTGATTAGAGCAACTGAATAGTTTGACTGCTCCAAagtttatattcgcttaaggaagcCTAAAAAGTCAGAGAATAAGGCTAATTAAGCGAACGTTGTTACCAAGGAAGTAAAGCAGAATATAATCGGTGCAAGTCATATAACATGAAGACAGtgaccatgcatgagagttgtagtttatctttccatcgaccaaaaggaATTTCTCAGAAAATATAAAGGTTTAAAGCAAGTGGTCAAAAGGGATGAGGAAGTGACGATAAGTTTAGAGAGACAACTATATAAAATCAAGCATTGATTAGAATAGAGGTAGAGTTAGAGGAGTACCATAGTGCCGTAGGGACTAATTTACCAACAGCATAGAAAGGAATATAGATCTGAGATGACAAATAATTGGGTCATGAGTATGACAATGTCATAGTACCATAGAGGCAAGACTTTTATAGAGTTATCGATTCTTTGCTCTCATGTAGGGAGAGCACTTAGTTATGAAAGAGGCCAAAGATGCGAAGAATACAAAGACAAACTCTAAGTATCGAGATAAGGCTAAGGGCCAGAGACCAAAGAACTTCACAAGACCAGTGGAAACGAATATCTTATCTAAATAGTTGAAAGTGAGAGACTTTAGGTCGATGCAAAAGTCCTCGACTAATGAATGAAGAATGTAGTAtgtgattttatatattttctattcAAAGGAGTAGGCAGTAGAAATGATAGAGAAGAAGGTACAATTTTAGATGTGACAAGCTCCAAGTCAAGGcaaaattttattcttttcaaTAAAACTTCATGCATTACAAAATTTTGATAGCAATGAGAAGGTAAATTATAATAGCTAACACAATGTAAAGAGTACAAATACTTGTGCTTCAATGTGAGCAAAGAGTAAACGAATGTTAAGTAACCAAACCAATATACGAAGTATAACTCTTGAGAAGATGGGAGAAGTAAAATAATTTTTACCTTATCAACtcttaaaataatatttaccttATCAACTCATAAAATATAGAATTAAAATGAGATAATCATttgaaaaaatctaaaatataagtatttttaaaaaaatcatccttatatatttaaataaaataataaaaatattaaaaattaattcaatATATTACTATCGagctatataataaaatattaaaatatttaaaaaataattctaCATTTTTCTGTCGCGCTATATTTTGGATGTCAATGCTTGATTGGTTTTAGGGAAGAATTAATTTGGCGTCCAGTAGTGAATGGCTTTCAACACGGAAGAGGAAAGGGTTGACTTTCTAGAGATGACGTCATAAAACCCTTTAATTTCCAATTAAATCTTCACGAATAAtccatcaagaaagaagcaagttcGTTCTTCCGTAGGATTTCAACACGTGTCGAATGGAACTGCTTTCGGAGTCCAACCCGCAAACTTATGTGGCAACGGAAACTACGCGTCGGATTGTATTTAGGATTTGTACTCGATGAATTCGATCCCGTCTCGGATTCCGAGaccagaatctctctctctctatataaagCCGCTCCATGGTAGGAATTAAGCCGAGTTCATTCACACGGTTGAAGTGCGACAAGAAGGCGATGGCGACGATGGAGACGACTCCTCTCCATGGCCATGCCGATTGGGTTCTCAGGGCCTATCAAACTGAGGGGACGCCGGCATCGGCTCCGGTGGTGATCAAACTC is from Musa acuminata AAA Group cultivar baxijiao chromosome BXJ1-6, Cavendish_Baxijiao_AAA, whole genome shotgun sequence and encodes:
- the LOC135677531 gene encoding E3 ubiquitin-protein ligase SIS3-like; the encoded protein is MVGIKPSSFTRLKCDKKAMATMETTPVHGHADWVLRAYQTQGTPASAPVVIKLGYTVMHIVEGRVVEEPPRAYHTFVFTLGDFLHQTSRRRAISTVLLRAGVYGYDICFAGWMERQLVAFCNDPVEAAFNSGNGIEMIVDVPLAHFPSDEETSSDVEGVGEDGDFGGIPASTDAVKELAVVKYERGGDVREESCIICFEEFDEGVEVTRMPCKHAFHGGCLTRWLESSHVCPLCRHAIPASADP